Proteins from a genomic interval of Microbacterium abyssi:
- a CDS encoding helix-turn-helix domain-containing protein, whose protein sequence is MPVIVDIDVMLARRKMAVGELADRIGITPTNLAVLKNGRAKAVRFTTLDALCEVLECQPGDLLRWEPEE, encoded by the coding sequence ATGCCCGTCATCGTCGACATCGACGTCATGCTCGCCCGCCGCAAGATGGCCGTCGGCGAGCTCGCCGACCGCATCGGCATCACGCCGACGAACCTCGCGGTGCTGAAGAACGGCCGCGCGAAGGCCGTGCGCTTCACGACTCTCGATGCCCTGTGCGAGGTGCTGGAGTGCCAGCCGGGGGACCTGCTGCGATGGGAGCCCGAGGAGTAG
- a CDS encoding enolase C-terminal domain-like protein translates to MSAVPTIERVEVVPVAGHDSMLLNLSGAHAPFFTRNIVIATDSDGREGLGEVPGGEAIRATIAEAGELLGGEPVSRYRSLLRMIATRFADRDASGRGLQTFDLRTTVHAVTGIESALLDLHAQHLGVPVAELLGDGQQRDSVPMLGYLFFVGDADRTDLPYLRESGDAGSWESVRREEAMTAEGVVRLAEAAQKRYGFADFKLKGGVLDGKVEADVVTALAQRFPEARITLDPNGAWLLEDAVRIGRRLRDVLAYAEDPCGAEGRFSGREVMAEFRRRTGLRTATNMIATDWREMAHAIRSDAVDIPLADPHFWTMAGSVRVAQLCNDFDLTWGSHSNNHFDISLAMFTQVGAAAPGEITALDTHWIWQDGQQLTVDAPQIRDGAVRVPDRPGLGVTVDRARLAEAHELYVEHGLGARDDAIGMQYLVKDWVFDSKRACLVR, encoded by the coding sequence ATGAGCGCTGTTCCCACGATCGAACGGGTCGAGGTCGTGCCGGTCGCCGGCCACGACTCCATGCTGCTCAACCTCTCGGGTGCTCATGCGCCGTTCTTCACGCGGAACATCGTCATCGCGACCGACTCGGATGGACGCGAAGGGCTGGGTGAGGTTCCGGGAGGCGAGGCGATCAGGGCAACGATCGCCGAGGCCGGGGAACTGCTCGGGGGAGAGCCGGTCAGCAGGTACCGCTCGCTGCTGCGGATGATCGCGACGCGGTTCGCCGACCGCGACGCTTCGGGCCGCGGGCTGCAGACGTTCGACCTGCGTACGACCGTCCACGCCGTCACCGGAATCGAGTCGGCGCTGCTCGACCTGCATGCTCAGCACCTGGGCGTGCCGGTCGCGGAGCTGCTCGGCGACGGCCAGCAGCGCGACAGCGTGCCGATGCTGGGTTACCTGTTCTTCGTGGGCGACGCCGACCGCACCGACCTGCCCTACCTGCGTGAAAGCGGCGACGCCGGCTCGTGGGAGAGCGTGCGTCGTGAGGAGGCGATGACGGCCGAGGGCGTCGTGCGTCTGGCCGAGGCTGCGCAGAAGCGGTACGGCTTCGCCGACTTCAAGCTCAAGGGCGGCGTGCTCGACGGCAAGGTCGAAGCCGACGTGGTCACCGCTCTCGCGCAGCGGTTCCCGGAGGCGCGGATCACGCTCGACCCGAACGGTGCGTGGCTGCTGGAGGATGCTGTGCGCATCGGCCGTCGTCTTCGCGACGTGCTGGCGTACGCCGAGGATCCGTGCGGCGCGGAGGGTCGGTTCTCGGGACGCGAGGTGATGGCCGAGTTCCGTCGGCGCACCGGGCTGCGCACCGCGACGAACATGATCGCGACGGACTGGCGCGAGATGGCGCATGCCATCCGATCGGATGCCGTCGACATCCCGCTCGCCGATCCGCACTTCTGGACCATGGCGGGTTCGGTGCGGGTCGCGCAGCTGTGCAACGACTTCGATCTCACCTGGGGCTCGCACTCGAACAACCACTTCGACATCTCGCTGGCGATGTTCACGCAGGTGGGGGCCGCGGCTCCCGGCGAGATCACGGCTCTCGACACGCACTGGATCTGGCAGGACGGGCAGCAGCTGACCGTCGATGCGCCGCAGATCCGCGACGGCGCGGTGCGTGTGCCCGACCGTCCCGGGCTCGGTGTGACCGTCGATCGCGCTCGGCTCGCCGAGGCGCACGAGCTGTACGTCGAACACGGGCTCGGGGCGCGCGACGACGCGATCGGGATGCAGTACCTCGTGAAGGACTGGGTCTTCGACAGCAAGCGGGCGTGCCTGGTGCGCTGA